From a single Natronorubrum tibetense GA33 genomic region:
- a CDS encoding AAA family ATPase has protein sequence MTDVLKDGNKHPFSKGLLATSLAITGLPLEERYEIVREIDCELDRVEVVHSREIQQLVQRKLQERGLQREEKFYRVTRQLSELEKPLFILLGGTAGIGKSTLAIELAHRLDINRIIETDTVREIMRNMVSTELVPSLYRSSFNADETVKADLVDDPLIYGFNQQVNVVSTGVKPVIDRGIEEGVNSIVDGVHVVPGYLGMRDRDDCHTFRYVLEVPDEGEHGRRFQTRANTSNRNAGRYLENIEDIRTLQEYIVEEGRRNGATIITNENMEQTIEEIIDDVTTELEPLVASSA, from the coding sequence ATGACGGACGTACTCAAAGACGGGAACAAACATCCGTTCTCGAAGGGACTGCTTGCCACCTCGCTGGCGATCACCGGATTACCACTGGAGGAACGATACGAGATCGTCAGGGAGATCGATTGCGAACTCGATCGGGTCGAGGTCGTCCACTCGAGGGAGATCCAACAGCTGGTGCAACGGAAACTGCAAGAGAGAGGATTGCAAAGAGAGGAGAAATTTTACAGGGTAACCAGACAGCTGTCGGAGCTGGAGAAACCGCTGTTTATCCTGCTGGGCGGCACCGCAGGGATCGGCAAGTCGACGCTCGCCATCGAACTCGCTCACCGACTCGACATCAATAGGATCATCGAAACCGACACTGTCCGCGAGATCATGCGAAATATGGTATCGACGGAACTGGTCCCGTCCCTGTACCGGTCCAGTTTCAACGCCGACGAAACGGTGAAAGCCGACCTGGTGGATGACCCCCTCATCTACGGGTTCAATCAGCAGGTCAACGTCGTGAGTACAGGGGTCAAGCCGGTCATCGATAGGGGCATCGAAGAGGGCGTGAACTCGATCGTCGACGGCGTCCACGTCGTGCCGGGATATCTGGGGATGAGGGATCGGGACGACTGTCATACCTTTCGGTACGTTCTCGAGGTGCCGGATGAAGGGGAACACGGCAGACGGTTTCAGACCAGAGCGAACACGAGCAACAGGAACGCCGGACGGTACCTCGAGAACATCGAGGACATCCGGACGCTTCAGGAGTACATCGTCGAGGAAGGGAGACGGAACGGAGCGACGATTATCACCAACGAGAATATGGAACAGACGATCGAGGAGATCATAGACGACGTGACGACCGAACTGGAGCCGCTAGTGGCATCTTCAGCTTGA
- a CDS encoding PHP domain-containing protein, producing the protein MVVADLHVHTTNSDGTLTLSTLPEAAERAGVEAVAVTDHDRVHPDLDRPLTSCDGIEIVHGIELGVTTGTLRVDLLGYGVRRSERLQELLETVQANRVERARQIVAGVEDRLGVELDIDVEPGIHRTHIAHAIDRSDAPYDYRRARDELIGDGCPCHVSRTVPGFDRGRRVLSEACALVGLAHPLRYPDPERALALSADLDAVELAYPYDRAVDVEPVVAAIDDHDLVPTGGSDAHDDRLGLAGVDRATYDRVRSRILD; encoded by the coding sequence ATGGTAGTTGCAGATCTCCACGTACACACGACGAACTCGGATGGAACCCTAACGCTTTCGACGCTTCCCGAAGCCGCTGAACGGGCTGGCGTCGAGGCAGTTGCAGTCACCGATCACGATCGGGTCCATCCCGATCTGGATCGTCCGCTGACCAGTTGTGACGGAATCGAAATCGTCCACGGCATCGAACTGGGCGTGACAACCGGAACGCTGCGCGTCGACCTGCTCGGCTACGGCGTCCGGCGATCGGAGCGTCTGCAGGAACTCCTCGAGACGGTACAAGCGAACCGGGTCGAGCGCGCACGACAGATTGTGGCCGGCGTCGAGGACAGACTCGGCGTCGAGTTAGATATCGACGTCGAACCCGGAATCCATCGGACGCACATCGCCCACGCGATCGACCGCAGCGACGCGCCGTACGATTACCGACGCGCCAGAGACGAACTCATCGGAGACGGCTGTCCGTGCCACGTCTCGCGGACGGTTCCCGGATTCGATCGCGGACGACGCGTGCTCTCGGAGGCCTGTGCACTGGTCGGACTCGCACACCCGCTGCGGTACCCCGATCCGGAGCGCGCACTGGCGCTATCCGCGGACCTCGACGCCGTCGAACTCGCCTATCCTTACGACCGGGCCGTCGACGTCGAACCCGTCGTGGCGGCGATCGACGACCACGACCTGGTGCCGACGGGTGGGAGTGACGCCCACGACGACCGACTCGGACTTGCTGGGGTGGACCGAGCAACCTACGATCGTGTTCGATCGAGAATACTGGATTGA
- a CDS encoding CehA/McbA family metallohydrolase domain-containing protein has translation MNPYAAVDWETTDQCLSQFHLHEPRNWIDPESATHDPAGEIADGGDQERSSPGDLIDKYQFAGYSALAVTEHEYYVDGTKHKGEPFFEDLDVTSWPWSQWERNGGTGDMIPIQGAELRGTVEGIDERHDIVSLGTDLGHGRGQSLLQVATEIDERGGVSFLPHPGRYPQPEGLEAYVELFERVETVLGVEAFNARDRYPGCRNIWDELLVEFGSRRPIWAFANDDYHARPRSPENERFDRSRTVLLLEERSPAGVIDALRAGRTYVQYNGDSIAPAIDSITVDDGRARVASPEATSVRWIGDGDPIDTGTTLSLRDVSSTYVRAEASVPGGAVSCTQPLFLS, from the coding sequence ATGAATCCCTACGCTGCCGTCGACTGGGAGACCACCGACCAGTGTCTCTCCCAGTTTCACCTCCACGAGCCGCGAAACTGGATCGATCCGGAGTCGGCCACTCACGACCCAGCCGGCGAGATAGCCGACGGCGGGGATCAAGAGCGATCCTCGCCCGGGGATCTCATCGACAAGTACCAGTTCGCCGGCTACAGTGCCCTCGCCGTGACCGAACACGAGTACTACGTCGACGGGACCAAGCACAAAGGCGAGCCCTTCTTCGAGGACCTCGACGTGACCAGCTGGCCGTGGTCGCAGTGGGAGCGAAACGGAGGGACAGGCGACATGATTCCGATACAGGGTGCCGAGCTGCGCGGAACCGTCGAGGGTATCGACGAGCGCCACGATATCGTGAGTCTCGGAACCGATCTCGGACACGGTCGCGGACAATCCCTCCTGCAAGTCGCCACCGAAATCGATGAGCGTGGTGGCGTCTCGTTTCTCCCACACCCGGGGCGATACCCCCAGCCCGAAGGTCTCGAAGCCTACGTGGAGTTGTTCGAGCGGGTCGAAACCGTACTTGGTGTCGAGGCGTTCAACGCGCGAGACCGGTATCCAGGTTGCCGGAACATCTGGGACGAGCTACTCGTCGAGTTCGGATCTCGACGACCGATTTGGGCGTTCGCAAACGACGATTATCACGCCAGGCCACGGTCGCCGGAAAACGAGCGATTCGATCGCTCTCGAACCGTACTGTTACTCGAGGAACGATCGCCGGCGGGCGTCATCGACGCGTTGCGGGCTGGCCGAACTTACGTTCAGTACAACGGAGACAGTATCGCCCCGGCAATCGACTCGATCACCGTCGACGACGGTCGCGCTCGCGTCGCGTCGCCGGAGGCGACGTCGGTTCGGTGGATCGGTGACGGCGACCCAATTGACACCGGAACCACCCTCTCGCTGAGGGACGTGTCGAGCACGTACGTTCGCGCTGAAGCGTCCGTGCCGGGTGGCGCGGTAAGCTGCACACAACCACTGTTTCTCTCCTGA
- a CDS encoding DUF6360 family protein yields the protein MTDRLMKVNAYTTLDLVDAVAKGQEFETEAFAVANATSDRKVPDCVRLQFELDNMTEEHLPAHMEELELTPEQARTLAADLEKHADRVEAAGDGESD from the coding sequence ATGACCGACCGACTGATGAAGGTCAACGCGTACACGACGCTCGACCTCGTCGACGCCGTTGCCAAGGGCCAAGAGTTCGAAACCGAGGCGTTCGCCGTCGCGAACGCAACTTCAGATAGAAAAGTTCCCGACTGCGTTCGACTGCAGTTCGAACTCGACAACATGACCGAAGAACACCTCCCTGCACACATGGAGGAACTCGAGTTGACCCCCGAGCAGGCCCGAACGCTCGCGGCCGACCTCGAGAAGCACGCCGATCGCGTCGAGGCAGCCGGCGACGGGGAGTCGGACTGA
- a CDS encoding nitrite/sulfite reductase, whose product MPTDVEQWKDELYGTDIRAEIEHFAEEGWESIPDDEQDAWFERFKWYGLYHQRAGQESYFMMRIGPPGGVLEPGQFRRLVEIADEFSRGPAANPEFGNGWLDVTTRQAIQLHWIRLEDVPEIFDQLEDVGLSTVQACGDSWRNIVGCPVAGKDKHEHVDADALATELHDTFKENEAHSNLPRKWKVSVTGCDEGCGQGDINDLAFEPAEKEIDVSGEAGGSSDESDGGESVTGYNVRVGGGLSRNEPRFARNIDVFATPEQAVEVAGGISALFRDHGDRENRYNARIKFLVDEWGPEKLRETLQEEYIDFELETAGEDLRDSYSYNAGEADGKHDHVGVHEQVDGNYYVGLNVLVGRIGVDDGYALADAAEEHGSGEVRLTQRQNIILTDVPTESVDDLREVPVLEDYSPDPHPFQRGSIACTGTEFCSLSIVETKNRQVRFGRWLTENVSLPDGVENFHIHLSGCTASCAQPQIADVSLRGMKTRKNGEPVEALDIGLGGGLGEEPQFASWVTERVPADEVPGAIANLLENFAEARDGTESFREFVADRDDEELAELIEPEETDYEDPFMHNTKRTWYPYAEEDSLDESPAPARGDGTPIPSDD is encoded by the coding sequence ATGCCTACCGACGTCGAGCAGTGGAAGGACGAACTCTACGGGACCGACATCCGCGCCGAAATCGAGCACTTCGCCGAGGAAGGGTGGGAGTCGATCCCGGACGACGAACAGGACGCCTGGTTCGAGCGGTTCAAGTGGTACGGGCTGTACCACCAGCGAGCCGGCCAGGAGTCGTACTTCATGATGCGGATCGGTCCGCCGGGGGGCGTCCTCGAGCCTGGACAGTTCCGACGTCTCGTCGAAATCGCGGACGAGTTCTCCCGCGGGCCCGCCGCAAACCCCGAGTTCGGCAACGGCTGGCTCGACGTGACGACCCGACAAGCGATTCAACTGCACTGGATCCGTCTCGAGGACGTCCCGGAAATCTTCGACCAACTCGAGGATGTCGGCCTCTCGACGGTCCAAGCCTGCGGTGACTCCTGGCGGAACATCGTCGGCTGTCCGGTCGCCGGCAAGGACAAACACGAGCACGTCGACGCCGACGCGCTCGCGACCGAACTGCACGACACGTTCAAGGAGAACGAGGCGCACTCGAACCTGCCGCGCAAGTGGAAGGTCTCGGTAACGGGCTGTGACGAGGGCTGCGGACAGGGCGACATCAACGATCTGGCGTTCGAGCCCGCCGAAAAGGAGATCGATGTCTCCGGCGAAGCCGGAGGCTCGTCGGACGAGTCCGACGGTGGCGAGTCGGTAACCGGCTACAACGTCCGCGTCGGCGGCGGCCTCTCGCGCAACGAGCCGCGCTTCGCTCGGAACATCGACGTCTTCGCTACGCCGGAACAGGCCGTCGAGGTCGCGGGCGGCATCTCGGCGCTGTTCCGCGATCACGGCGACCGCGAGAACCGATACAACGCGCGAATCAAGTTCCTCGTCGACGAGTGGGGGCCGGAGAAGCTTCGCGAGACGCTCCAGGAGGAGTACATCGACTTCGAACTCGAGACCGCGGGCGAAGACCTCCGGGACTCCTACTCCTACAACGCGGGCGAGGCCGACGGCAAACACGACCACGTCGGCGTCCACGAGCAGGTCGACGGCAACTACTACGTCGGACTGAACGTCCTCGTCGGCCGGATCGGCGTCGACGACGGCTACGCGCTCGCGGACGCAGCCGAGGAACACGGTTCGGGCGAGGTTCGACTCACCCAGCGCCAGAACATCATCCTTACCGACGTCCCCACGGAGAGCGTCGACGACCTGCGCGAGGTGCCGGTGCTCGAGGACTACAGTCCAGACCCCCACCCCTTCCAGCGCGGCTCCATCGCCTGTACGGGTACCGAGTTCTGCTCGCTCTCGATCGTCGAGACGAAAAATCGGCAGGTCCGCTTTGGCCGCTGGCTGACCGAGAACGTCAGCCTCCCCGACGGCGTCGAGAACTTCCACATCCACCTGTCGGGCTGTACGGCCTCCTGCGCCCAGCCCCAGATCGCCGACGTCTCGCTGCGCGGCATGAAGACGCGCAAGAACGGCGAACCGGTCGAGGCACTCGACATCGGCCTCGGCGGCGGCCTCGGCGAGGAGCCCCAGTTCGCCTCGTGGGTCACCGAACGGGTCCCGGCGGACGAGGTCCCCGGTGCGATCGCGAACCTGCTCGAGAACTTCGCCGAGGCTCGAGACGGGACCGAGAGCTTCCGTGAGTTCGTCGCCGACCGCGACGACGAGGAACTCGCCGAACTGATCGAACCCGAGGAGACGGACTACGAGGATCCGTTCATGCACAACACGAAGCGAACGTGGTACCCCTACGCCGAGGAGGACAGCTTAGACGAGAGTCCCGCGCCCGCTCGCGGCGACGGAACGCCGATTCCGTCGGATGACTGA
- a CDS encoding N-acetylmuramoyl-L-alanine amidase, which translates to MCLDCAGRDTAASNGHRNDRSETARTDDDGRWKRRRFLQATGVAAGTGTLLGTQSGRVTASHTECDAADRWVEAANHSARDHGIDWIVIHVTAGAYQGALNTLTSSDSGVSSHYLVKNYDWTEGPSAGHVDQLVHHDRAAWHARYIANHRSIGIEHEWFDDNGITDACYESSADLVRCIADMHDIPLEFYTSKTCIQNEPGGIIGHTHVPDGDCNTFDHGGRTCPYPDWDMDHFADLVRDSDGGGGGGDTFEMGDDVVTTTDLNGREQPCLNDDVVLTLSEGTQAEVMNGPEQCDDITWWGLYVPSANEWVWCSENYLAHA; encoded by the coding sequence ATGTGTCTTGACTGCGCTGGACGTGACACAGCTGCGTCGAACGGGCACCGAAACGATCGCTCCGAAACGGCACGGACGGACGACGACGGACGGTGGAAACGACGGCGGTTCCTGCAGGCAACCGGTGTTGCCGCGGGAACCGGAACCCTTCTCGGCACCCAGTCCGGCCGAGTAACGGCATCACACACCGAGTGTGACGCCGCGGACAGATGGGTCGAAGCGGCGAATCACAGTGCGCGGGACCACGGCATCGACTGGATCGTCATCCACGTGACCGCGGGCGCCTATCAGGGCGCGCTGAACACGCTGACCAGTTCGGATTCGGGTGTGAGCTCTCACTACCTCGTGAAGAACTACGACTGGACCGAGGGACCGTCGGCGGGCCACGTCGATCAACTCGTCCACCACGATCGCGCGGCCTGGCACGCTCGATACATCGCCAACCACCGATCGATCGGGATCGAACACGAGTGGTTCGACGACAACGGCATCACCGACGCGTGCTACGAGTCATCCGCGGATCTCGTCCGCTGTATCGCCGACATGCACGACATTCCCCTCGAGTTCTACACGAGTAAGACGTGCATTCAGAACGAACCCGGCGGCATCATCGGCCACACGCACGTCCCGGACGGTGACTGCAACACCTTCGATCACGGCGGCCGAACCTGTCCGTACCCCGATTGGGATATGGATCACTTCGCAGACCTCGTCCGCGACAGCGACGGTGGTGGCGGTGGTGGCGACACGTTCGAGATGGGCGACGACGTCGTCACGACGACCGACCTCAACGGTCGCGAGCAGCCGTGTCTCAACGACGACGTCGTGCTGACGCTCTCGGAGGGGACCCAGGCCGAGGTGATGAACGGTCCCGAACAGTGTGACGACATCACCTGGTGGGGGCTGTACGTGCCGTCGGCCAACGAGTGGGTCTGGTGCTCCGAAAATTACCTCGCGCACGCCTGA